A window from Thermodesulfatator atlanticus DSM 21156 encodes these proteins:
- the dnaJ gene encoding molecular chaperone DnaJ, with the protein MNEKDYYQILGVSRNASQEEIKKAYRRLARKYHPDLHQGDKEAEERFKQISEAYEVLSDPEKRAIYDARGHRGLHERGYEGFSDVEDIFSTFSDIFEEFFGIRFGGGSRQRRRPRRGADLSYEITVSLEDVYFSREIPFEIERYEECAACQGTGLAPGATPQYCPTCKGRGHVVHSEGFFRLSTTCPTCHGAGTLITDPCPACKGEGRVRKKKKLKIRIPAGIEDGAVIKIAGEGEAGIFGGPPGDLYLKVHVLEHEIFKREGQNLVLEVPISVIDAILGTELEIPTMEEEVKVKIPPGVQPDDTLALEEKGLPDWRSGKRGDLILRFKVEIPKDLTRRQVELLKEFQEIEKEKRQGFFKKLWKSVKK; encoded by the coding sequence GTGAACGAAAAAGATTACTACCAAATTTTAGGAGTCTCGCGAAACGCGAGCCAGGAAGAAATAAAAAAGGCTTATAGGCGTCTTGCGCGCAAATACCACCCTGACCTCCATCAGGGGGACAAAGAAGCTGAAGAGCGTTTTAAACAAATATCTGAGGCTTACGAAGTCCTTTCCGACCCTGAGAAACGGGCTATTTATGACGCTAGGGGGCACCGGGGCCTTCATGAGCGTGGCTACGAAGGCTTCTCGGATGTCGAAGACATCTTCAGCACCTTTTCTGATATTTTCGAAGAATTTTTCGGGATTCGTTTTGGTGGTGGCAGCCGCCAGAGAAGACGTCCCCGCCGGGGAGCTGATCTTTCCTACGAAATAACCGTAAGCCTTGAAGACGTTTATTTTAGCCGTGAAATCCCCTTTGAGATAGAACGCTACGAAGAGTGCGCAGCCTGCCAGGGCACAGGTCTTGCCCCTGGAGCCACACCGCAATATTGCCCAACCTGCAAAGGCCGCGGCCATGTAGTGCACTCAGAAGGATTTTTCAGGCTTTCCACCACCTGCCCGACCTGTCACGGAGCAGGCACTTTGATAACTGACCCGTGTCCAGCCTGTAAGGGTGAAGGGCGGGTCCGCAAAAAAAAGAAACTTAAAATACGCATTCCCGCAGGTATTGAAGACGGTGCGGTTATCAAGATTGCCGGTGAAGGTGAGGCAGGAATTTTTGGTGGCCCCCCAGGGGACCTTTACCTCAAAGTCCACGTTTTAGAGCATGAAATCTTTAAAAGAGAAGGCCAAAATCTCGTTTTGGAAGTGCCCATCTCTGTGATTGACGCCATCCTTGGCACTGAGCTTGAAATTCCCACTATGGAAGAAGAAGTAAAGGTTAAAATCCCCCCGGGAGTTCAACCAGATGACACCCTTGCCCTGGAAGAAAAGGGCCTGCCTGACTGGCGAAGCGGAAAACGCGGAGATCTCATCTTACGCTTTAAAGTAGAAATCCCAAAAGATTTAACCCGCCGTCAGGTTGAATTACTGAAAGAATTCCAAGAAATAGAAAAAGAAAAGCGCCAGGGTTTTTTCAAAAAGCTATGGAAATCTGTTAAAAAATGA
- a CDS encoding glycoside hydrolase family 57 protein, which translates to MSKLYLAFLWHMHQPFYYDWEKGWLSLPWVRLHAVKAYFDLPFILSSYPETKSNFNLVPSLFEQILYYEEGKQDLFLKLSLKPAAELDFEEKSFILKYFFSCHWDTLIYPFPRYHELLIKRRSDKPQDIEKALEEFSTQDFLDLQVWFNLTWIGFGHENHPVVSELKTKGRHFTEDEKKALLELHLEILKKIIPLYRKLQTKGQIEITFTPYFHPILPLIIDTDLARRNLPQAPLPPRFQHPEDASLQIKEGISFHERLFGVKPKGMWPSEGSVCPELIPIAAQAGVSWMASDEEVLYRSLGRSGPQVLLKPYRALFEENEVAMIFRHHELSDRIGFVYRGVSPDEAADDLIKTAKGLAKASGLKEPLLVLILDGENPWEYYPDGGRDFLGRLFEKISADEEIVSVTVSEYLENFPPQEAITNLYTGSWINANFDIWIGHEEENRAWELLARTRSIIDDPNAISPEAKKALLAAEGSDWFWWYGEHFTSLFDTEFDRLFRNHLRQVFLALGKEPLIDLSFPIKRAKAIEPEEPPVAFIKPVIDGRETYFFEWIGAGRFVPATVGEAMYLGESLILALYFGFNLENFYLRLDFKQKILDHLSEEVVVKTILAGGKHKVEIQFKPKAKDISKTFILARGPFRLYGKDAGDISFQEILELAIPFENLGFVKGEKVNFYLEIFENGLLRERIPRSGNLTFTVPDENFEQVMWSV; encoded by the coding sequence ATGTCAAAACTCTATTTGGCCTTTTTATGGCACATGCACCAGCCCTTTTACTATGATTGGGAAAAGGGCTGGTTATCGCTTCCATGGGTAAGACTGCATGCGGTAAAGGCCTACTTTGATCTTCCCTTTATTTTATCTTCCTACCCCGAAACCAAAAGCAATTTCAATCTAGTTCCAAGCCTTTTCGAACAGATTCTTTATTACGAAGAAGGAAAACAGGATCTTTTTTTAAAACTTTCTTTAAAACCTGCTGCGGAACTCGATTTTGAGGAAAAAAGCTTCATTTTAAAGTACTTTTTTAGCTGCCACTGGGATACCCTTATTTATCCTTTTCCACGCTATCATGAACTTTTAATTAAACGCCGCAGTGATAAGCCCCAGGACATCGAAAAGGCTTTGGAAGAATTTAGCACCCAAGATTTCCTTGATCTTCAAGTTTGGTTTAACCTTACCTGGATAGGTTTTGGCCACGAAAACCACCCCGTAGTTAGCGAACTAAAGACCAAGGGGCGCCATTTTACCGAAGACGAAAAAAAAGCCCTTCTGGAACTTCACCTTGAAATCCTAAAAAAGATCATTCCGCTTTACCGCAAGCTTCAGACAAAGGGCCAAATAGAAATCACCTTTACTCCTTATTTTCACCCGATTCTTCCCCTGATAATAGACACAGACCTTGCCAGGAGAAACCTGCCTCAGGCCCCACTTCCACCGCGTTTTCAGCATCCTGAAGACGCATCTCTCCAAATAAAAGAAGGTATAAGTTTCCACGAAAGGCTTTTTGGCGTAAAGCCTAAAGGGATGTGGCCCTCTGAGGGATCGGTATGTCCAGAGCTAATCCCCATTGCTGCTCAAGCAGGTGTTTCCTGGATGGCAAGTGATGAAGAAGTACTTTACCGCAGCCTGGGCCGCAGTGGCCCCCAAGTCCTCCTAAAACCTTATCGGGCCCTTTTTGAAGAAAACGAAGTAGCCATGATATTTAGACACCACGAACTCTCAGACAGAATTGGCTTTGTTTATCGCGGGGTCTCTCCTGATGAGGCGGCAGACGATCTTATCAAGACTGCCAAAGGCCTTGCTAAAGCAAGTGGGCTTAAAGAGCCTCTTTTGGTCCTTATCCTTGATGGCGAAAATCCCTGGGAGTATTACCCGGACGGAGGCAGGGATTTTCTTGGCAGGCTTTTTGAAAAAATTTCTGCTGATGAAGAAATAGTAAGCGTAACTGTCTCTGAATATCTAGAAAATTTTCCTCCGCAAGAAGCAATAACAAACCTTTACACAGGCTCTTGGATTAACGCTAACTTTGACATCTGGATTGGCCATGAAGAAGAAAACAGGGCCTGGGAACTCCTTGCCCGCACGAGAAGCATAATAGATGATCCCAATGCTATTTCTCCCGAAGCCAAAAAGGCCCTTTTAGCTGCAGAGGGAAGCGATTGGTTTTGGTGGTATGGGGAACACTTCACCAGTCTTTTTGATACCGAGTTTGACCGCCTTTTTCGAAACCACTTGCGCCAGGTATTCCTTGCCCTGGGCAAAGAGCCTTTAATCGACCTTTCCTTTCCTATTAAACGTGCAAAAGCCATTGAACCAGAAGAGCCACCGGTGGCTTTTATAAAACCGGTTATCGATGGTCGGGAAACATATTTCTTTGAATGGATTGGTGCAGGGCGCTTTGTGCCTGCCACGGTAGGTGAAGCCATGTATCTTGGCGAAAGCCTTATACTGGCTCTTTATTTTGGCTTTAACCTTGAAAATTTCTATTTAAGACTTGATTTTAAACAAAAAATCCTTGATCATCTTTCAGAAGAGGTAGTGGTTAAAACTATTTTGGCAGGCGGCAAGCATAAGGTAGAAATACAGTTTAAACCCAAGGCCAAAGATATCTCAAAAACTTTTATCCTAGCCAGAGGGCCTTTTAGGCTTTATGGAAAAGACGCCGGAGATATTTCTTTTCAGGAAATATTAGAACTAGCCATACCCTTTGAAAATTTGGGATTCGTAAAGGGAGAAAAGGTAAACTTTTACCTTGAGATTTTTGAAAACGGGCTTTTACGGGAACGTATTCCTCGCAGTGGCAATCTCACATTTACGGTTCCTGACGAAAATTTCGAACAGGTAATGTGGTCAGTATAA
- the galT gene encoding galactose-1-phosphate uridylyltransferase has protein sequence MPELRRDPIVGRWVIIAKERAKRPHDFIVPEEKVKGGFCPLCPGHEYTTPPEVLAYGRPPGAPPNSPGWTLRVVPNKFPALRIEGDLWKEGEGLYDKMNGVGAHEVIIETPHHHETLSTMPPDRLVQVFWAYRDRMVDLSRDPRFRYVIIFKNHGRAAGASLEHAHSQLIALPIVPLLVSQELKGAKIHYDYKERCIFCDIIRQELQTGNRVICENHEFVAICAFAPRQPFEMWILPKRHHSDFRTIDDAQFRALADIFSEVLRRLEAAIPRCPYNFVLHTAPLREPYLEHYHWHFEILPKLTQIAGFEWGTGFYITPTAPEDAARFLREINLSETEGGKENAG, from the coding sequence ATGCCCGAATTAAGAAGAGACCCCATAGTTGGCCGCTGGGTTATTATTGCCAAAGAAAGAGCCAAGCGTCCGCACGATTTTATAGTTCCTGAAGAGAAGGTCAAAGGTGGTTTCTGCCCTCTTTGTCCGGGGCACGAATACACCACCCCCCCAGAGGTCCTGGCCTACGGCCGCCCACCTGGAGCACCACCCAATAGCCCTGGCTGGACCCTGCGAGTGGTTCCCAACAAGTTTCCAGCGCTCCGCATCGAAGGTGATCTATGGAAAGAAGGCGAAGGCCTTTATGACAAAATGAACGGAGTGGGCGCCCATGAGGTAATCATTGAGACCCCGCACCACCACGAGACTTTATCTACCATGCCCCCTGACCGCCTGGTTCAGGTCTTTTGGGCCTATCGAGACCGTATGGTAGATCTTTCCCGGGATCCTCGCTTTCGCTACGTTATCATCTTCAAGAATCACGGTCGTGCAGCGGGTGCTTCCCTTGAGCATGCCCATTCACAGCTCATAGCCCTACCCATTGTGCCACTTTTGGTCTCGCAAGAGTTAAAAGGCGCCAAGATTCATTACGATTACAAGGAACGCTGCATTTTTTGCGACATAATCCGCCAGGAACTCCAAACCGGTAACAGAGTCATTTGTGAAAACCACGAATTCGTTGCTATTTGCGCCTTTGCCCCGCGCCAGCCCTTTGAAATGTGGATACTTCCCAAAAGGCACCATTCTGATTTCCGCACCATTGACGACGCCCAGTTCCGTGCTTTGGCAGACATTTTCTCAGAGGTATTGCGAAGGCTTGAGGCTGCTATTCCGCGCTGCCCTTACAATTTTGTGCTTCATACCGCGCCTCTTCGCGAGCCCTATCTGGAACATTATCACTGGCACTTTGAGATTCTGCCCAAACTAACTCAAATTGCTGGCTTTGAATGGGGTACGGGGTTTTACATCACGCCTACGGCCCCGGAAGACGCTGCCCGTTTCTTAAGAGAAATTAACCTCTCTGAGACCGAAGGAGGGAAAGAAAATGCCGGATAA
- a CDS encoding purine-nucleoside phosphorylase, translating to MTEKKSLINPDYRQKVEIARDFLEKKFPYFPKIVMILGTGLSGAAEEIEKDLVIPYQEIPHFPRSTVESHKGQLVVGKLCGVPICAFQGRFHFYEGYSTKELTFPLRVLSLLGTKFLIISNAAGGLNLSFSPGDLMLISDHINLIPDNPLRGENYDEWGPRFPDLSEAYSKRLRHLARAVAEEIPLREGVYVAVPGPSLETPAETRFLRLIGADAVGMSTVPEVIVAKHAGMEILGISVIANVNDPDNFSPILLEDVIANAQKAEKKLVGLVKRFLKAIPKDWLV from the coding sequence ATGACGGAAAAAAAATCACTTATTAATCCAGATTACCGGCAAAAAGTAGAAATTGCCAGGGATTTTTTAGAAAAAAAGTTCCCCTATTTTCCCAAGATAGTAATGATTCTTGGGACAGGGCTTTCGGGAGCTGCTGAAGAAATAGAAAAAGATCTGGTCATCCCCTATCAAGAGATTCCCCATTTCCCGAGATCCACCGTGGAAAGCCACAAAGGCCAACTGGTAGTGGGAAAACTCTGCGGGGTGCCTATTTGTGCCTTTCAAGGACGTTTTCATTTCTACGAAGGCTATTCCACCAAGGAATTAACTTTCCCCCTACGGGTATTAAGCCTTTTAGGCACCAAATTTTTGATCATCTCAAATGCCGCAGGAGGCCTAAATCTTTCTTTTTCCCCAGGGGACCTCATGCTTATTTCTGATCACATTAACCTGATTCCCGACAATCCATTGCGCGGTGAAAATTACGACGAATGGGGCCCGCGTTTTCCCGATCTCTCGGAAGCTTACAGCAAAAGATTGCGACACCTTGCCCGTGCGGTAGCAGAAGAGATTCCTTTGCGCGAAGGTGTTTATGTGGCAGTGCCTGGACCAAGCCTTGAGACCCCTGCAGAAACCAGATTTTTGCGCCTAATTGGCGCAGACGCCGTGGGGATGTCCACGGTTCCTGAAGTGATCGTTGCCAAACACGCAGGCATGGAAATTTTGGGTATTTCGGTAATTGCCAACGTAAATGATCCGGACAATTTTTCCCCTATTTTGTTAGAAGATGTAATTGCCAACGCCCAGAAGGCAGAAAAAAAATTAGTGGGCCTGGTAAAAAGATTCTTAAAAGCGATTCCAAAAGACTGGTTGGTATAA
- a CDS encoding sigma-54 interaction domain-containing protein gives MAAIPKLKEKQEGPLRNIVGCSPAIERIKELILHVADTDLNVVISGESGVGKEVVARALYACSHRQRGPFVKVNCAAIPGDLLESELFGYEKGAFTGAERAKPGKFELANGGVIFLDEIGDMPLSLQAKLLQVLQDQEFCRLGGQREIKVDVWVITATNHNLEKDVEEGTFRQDLFYRLSVIKIHIPPLRERKEDIPLLCDYFARIYGLKYGKSDFKFPDRLLGLFLKYHWPGNVRELENYVKRLVVLGDFEEVEREILRFSKVLGEEETTYSERDEFARRISLELARAEQGQVALKEVKKRVVALVEKNS, from the coding sequence GTGGCGGCGATTCCAAAACTTAAAGAAAAACAGGAAGGCCCTTTAAGAAACATTGTTGGTTGTAGTCCGGCCATCGAGCGCATCAAAGAACTCATCCTCCATGTTGCTGATACAGATTTAAACGTTGTTATATCGGGAGAAAGCGGTGTCGGCAAGGAAGTTGTGGCAAGGGCCCTTTATGCCTGTTCCCACCGCCAGCGTGGGCCTTTTGTCAAAGTAAATTGTGCCGCGATCCCCGGTGATCTCCTGGAATCAGAGTTATTTGGCTACGAAAAAGGGGCTTTTACCGGGGCTGAGCGCGCCAAACCTGGCAAATTCGAATTGGCAAACGGGGGCGTGATCTTTCTTGATGAAATAGGTGATATGCCTTTATCTTTGCAGGCAAAACTTCTTCAGGTCCTGCAGGACCAGGAATTTTGCCGCCTTGGAGGACAGCGCGAAATAAAAGTCGATGTCTGGGTCATTACCGCAACAAACCATAATCTTGAAAAAGACGTAGAAGAAGGCACCTTCCGCCAGGACCTTTTTTATCGTTTAAGCGTGATAAAGATTCATATTCCCCCGCTTCGTGAACGAAAAGAAGATATTCCGCTTCTTTGTGATTATTTTGCCCGGATTTACGGGCTAAAATACGGTAAGAGCGATTTTAAGTTCCCTGACCGCTTGCTTGGACTTTTCCTGAAGTATCACTGGCCAGGGAACGTACGTGAGCTTGAAAACTACGTCAAGCGTCTGGTGGTCCTTGGAGATTTTGAAGAAGTAGAACGCGAAATTCTACGTTTTTCAAAGGTCTTAGGGGAAGAAGAAACTACTTATAGTGAAAGAGACGAATTTGCCAGGCGTATTTCCCTTGAGCTTGCGAGAGCTGAGCAGGGCCAGGTGGCCTTAAAAGAAGTAAAAAAGCGCGTGGTGGCTCTCGTGGAAAAAAACTCATAG
- a CDS encoding response regulator → MPDKPKILVVDDEESIHLLYREELTEEGYDVISALNGPEALELVEKESPDLVVLDINMPGMDGLEVLRIIKEKHPHLPVILCSAYPEFKQDLSSWASEDYIVKSFDLTELKESIKKNLAKKQA, encoded by the coding sequence ATGCCGGATAAACCTAAAATTTTAGTAGTTGATGACGAAGAAAGTATCCATCTCCTTTATCGCGAGGAACTCACCGAAGAAGGCTATGACGTTATCTCAGCTTTAAACGGCCCTGAAGCACTAGAGCTGGTAGAGAAGGAATCTCCAGACCTCGTAGTCTTAGACATAAACATGCCCGGAATGGACGGACTCGAAGTTTTGCGGATTATTAAAGAAAAACACCCGCACCTTCCGGTAATTCTTTGCTCAGCATATCCGGAATTCAAACAGGATTTAAGCTCCTGGGCCTCAGAAGACTACATCGTCAAGTCTTTTGACCTCACGGAGCTAAAAGAGTCCATCAAGAAAAATCTTGCTAAAAAACAAGCCTAA
- the dksA gene encoding RNA polymerase-binding protein DksA: MEPEKLEYFRKLLLEKKERLIKEAMKTVGELVDNPERLPDPTDQATFESDKGFELRIRDRERKLIKKIDKALKRIEEGTYGICEACGEDIDEKRLKARPEASLCIHCKREQERLEKLRGD; this comes from the coding sequence ATGGAACCTGAGAAGCTTGAATATTTCCGCAAACTGCTACTGGAAAAAAAAGAACGTCTCATAAAAGAGGCCATGAAAACTGTGGGAGAGTTAGTTGACAATCCTGAAAGATTACCCGATCCAACAGACCAGGCCACCTTTGAAAGCGACAAGGGTTTTGAACTAAGAATACGGGACCGTGAGCGCAAACTCATCAAAAAAATAGACAAGGCGCTTAAGAGAATAGAAGAAGGCACTTACGGTATTTGTGAGGCCTGTGGCGAAGATATTGACGAAAAACGCCTCAAGGCCCGCCCAGAGGCCTCTTTATGTATTCACTGTAAGCGAGAACAAGAACGCCTTGAAAAACTGCGTGGCGACTGA
- the moaC gene encoding cyclic pyranopterin monophosphate synthase MoaC: protein MNPFSHLTEDGKAKMVDVSEKLPTAREAIARGKVILGEKVFQKVVDKSLPKGDLFATARIAGIMAAKKTSELIPLCHPLPLSKVEVDFSLLPEEKSILVESRAKTVAQTGVEMEALTAVSVAALTIYDMCKGIDKSIKITDIRLVKKTGGKSGTVILE from the coding sequence ATGAACCCTTTTTCCCACTTAACCGAAGATGGCAAGGCCAAGATGGTGGATGTTTCCGAGAAACTTCCCACCGCCCGCGAAGCTATTGCCAGAGGTAAAGTCATTTTAGGAGAAAAAGTTTTTCAGAAAGTAGTTGATAAATCGCTACCCAAGGGTGACCTTTTTGCTACGGCAAGAATCGCTGGGATTATGGCCGCCAAAAAGACCTCAGAGCTCATTCCCCTTTGTCATCCCCTACCCCTTAGCAAAGTGGAAGTCGATTTTTCGCTTTTACCAGAGGAAAAAAGCATTTTGGTAGAAAGTCGGGCCAAGACAGTTGCGCAAACTGGCGTTGAGATGGAAGCTCTTACCGCGGTTAGTGTGGCTGCCCTTACGATTTATGACATGTGCAAAGGAATCGATAAGTCTATAAAGATAACTGACATTCGACTGGTCAAGAAAACTGGCGGCAAAAGTGGCACGGTAATTCTCGAATAA
- a CDS encoding SDR family oxidoreductase, whose protein sequence is MEFLVTGGAGFIGSNIAEYLLKEGHKVRVLDNFANASRDNLRFVADISGAKARFTLIEGDIRDFNTCYQACQGVDYVFHEAALGSVPASVEDPETYQKVNTEGTLNVLRAAAKAGVKRLVYAGSSSAYGDSGEENPIPKKEDMLPMPLSPYAVTKLAGEYFCQIFPALYGLETVVLRYFNVFGPRQDPKSQYAAVIPKFITALLRDETPIIFGDGEQTRDFIYVADVVRANLLACKAGSGAVGQVINIAGGKAVSVNELYRLIAKIIGKDIEPRYEKARPGDVRHSLADITKAQELLGLDDLTSLEEGLRRTISWYQEAT, encoded by the coding sequence ATGGAATTTTTAGTTACCGGCGGTGCGGGGTTTATTGGTTCCAATATTGCCGAATATCTCCTCAAAGAGGGCCACAAAGTCCGGGTGCTTGATAATTTTGCCAATGCTTCTCGGGATAACTTGCGTTTTGTAGCAGATATTTCCGGTGCAAAGGCACGTTTTACCCTTATAGAAGGAGACATTCGCGATTTCAATACGTGTTACCAGGCCTGCCAGGGGGTTGATTACGTGTTTCACGAAGCAGCCCTTGGCTCGGTGCCTGCTTCGGTAGAAGACCCCGAAACCTACCAGAAAGTCAACACCGAAGGAACGCTTAATGTTTTGCGTGCAGCTGCTAAGGCAGGGGTCAAACGCCTTGTCTATGCCGGTTCTTCTTCAGCTTACGGAGACAGCGGCGAGGAGAACCCTATCCCAAAAAAAGAAGACATGCTACCTATGCCCCTTTCGCCTTATGCGGTAACAAAGCTTGCCGGTGAGTATTTTTGCCAGATCTTCCCTGCGCTTTATGGGCTTGAGACGGTTGTCCTGCGTTATTTCAACGTCTTTGGCCCAAGGCAAGATCCAAAATCCCAGTACGCTGCGGTTATCCCCAAATTTATCACCGCGCTTTTAAGGGACGAAACCCCAATTATTTTTGGTGATGGGGAACAAACCCGCGATTTTATCTACGTGGCAGACGTGGTGCGTGCCAATCTCTTAGCCTGCAAGGCAGGAAGTGGCGCCGTTGGCCAGGTGATAAACATTGCTGGTGGGAAAGCGGTCTCGGTAAACGAGCTTTACCGCCTAATAGCAAAAATTATCGGCAAGGATATAGAGCCCCGCTACGAAAAAGCCCGCCCTGGAGATGTGCGCCATTCTTTGGCTGATATTACCAAAGCTCAAGAATTACTTGGGCTTGATGATTTGACGAGTTTAGAAGAGGGCCTTCGTCGCACAATTTCGTGGTACCAAGAGGCGACTTAA
- a CDS encoding helix-turn-helix domain-containing protein: MDIVLKQTEGNKKKAAEALGISYKALLYKIKEFEEMGL, from the coding sequence ATAGACATCGTTCTTAAGCAGACCGAAGGCAACAAAAAGAAAGCTGCCGAAGCACTCGGCATCTCATACAAAGCCCTTCTTTACAAAATCAAAGAATTCGAAGAAATGGGTCTTTAA
- a CDS encoding MarC family protein, whose amino-acid sequence MIGFILQIFGAFLAIMNPVGNIPIFVGLVEEFEEKTRVKVAKKSVIWAFIICSVFIFAGNFIFRFYGITLPAFRIAGGILIFLIAYQLLRGKASRQHHPGEEEHEEADPDSIAITPLATPILAGPGTITTAMSFAAKRTNILELFIIEAVFGVVCLLTYICFVYGEAISEKLGRTKIGVITRLMGLILAVIAVQMVLEGIKEAFPYLASGTISKP is encoded by the coding sequence ATGATAGGTTTTATCCTTCAAATATTCGGGGCCTTTTTGGCCATCATGAATCCCGTTGGGAATATTCCCATCTTCGTGGGCCTGGTAGAAGAATTTGAAGAAAAAACCCGGGTAAAAGTAGCCAAAAAATCCGTTATCTGGGCCTTTATTATTTGCAGCGTATTCATCTTTGCTGGTAATTTTATCTTTAGGTTCTACGGCATAACCCTTCCTGCCTTTCGTATTGCTGGGGGGATCCTTATTTTTCTCATTGCCTATCAATTGTTGCGTGGTAAAGCTTCACGCCAACATCATCCGGGTGAAGAAGAACACGAAGAAGCTGACCCGGACTCCATTGCCATCACTCCCCTGGCCACGCCAATTCTTGCCGGCCCAGGGACCATCACCACCGCCATGTCTTTTGCGGCCAAACGCACTAACATCTTAGAACTTTTTATTATCGAAGCAGTGTTTGGGGTAGTTTGTTTACTAACTTATATATGCTTTGTTTATGGCGAAGCTATCTCAGAAAAACTTGGCCGCACCAAAATCGGTGTTATTACAAGGCTTATGGGTTTAATCCTTGCGGTGATTGCGGTTCAAATGGTTCTTGAGGGCATAAAAGAGGCCTTTCCTTATTTAGCAAGTGGCACTATTTCAAAGCCGTAG
- a CDS encoding Rne/Rng family ribonuclease, translating into MAELLINYAPYETRVALLEDGSLAEFYLERPRERGCVGNIYKGRVVMVLPGMRAAFIDIGLARTAFLYGGDLCPKLLDMEDLFGEEISRQNLKAPPIEDVLKPGQEILVQVVKEPIGNKGARLTTNITLAGRYLVYLPTMQHIGISRKISNEEERKRLKELIDGLRPPNTGWIARTVALEAQEEELKAEMKFLLSLWEDIQKRASRVPAPALIYEDLDISLRAVRDLMVREVSSLVVDNREVYEKILSYVEHMAPHLKGCIKLHEPPPDIFEAYGVEVDLKRLLSRKVWLKSGGFIVIEPCEAFCAIDVNTGRFVGKDDLEETVLRTNLEAAKEIAYQLRLRNIGGLIIIDFIDMQRAESREKVYEALKQYLSRDRAKTNVRPMSEFGVIEMTRERRRESLYALLMETCPFCQGDGLIKSKRTICYEIFRRLERMGPHVKEKIVAINVHPEIAQVLTGEEIEFLEDIEKRFSFEAEVHEDPELLPWEFKFFIK; encoded by the coding sequence ATGGCGGAACTACTCATAAACTACGCTCCTTACGAAACACGGGTTGCGCTGTTAGAAGACGGCTCTTTGGCGGAGTTTTATCTTGAACGCCCCAGAGAACGCGGCTGTGTGGGAAACATCTATAAAGGCCGGGTGGTGATGGTTTTACCCGGCATGCGTGCGGCTTTTATTGATATTGGCCTTGCGCGTACGGCCTTTCTTTACGGCGGAGACCTTTGCCCCAAGCTCCTTGATATGGAAGATCTTTTTGGAGAAGAAATTTCTCGCCAAAACCTTAAAGCCCCCCCAATAGAAGACGTGCTTAAGCCTGGGCAGGAAATACTTGTCCAGGTGGTAAAAGAGCCCATTGGCAACAAAGGGGCAAGGCTTACCACCAACATCACCCTTGCCGGACGCTATTTGGTTTACTTGCCCACCATGCAGCACATTGGTATTTCGCGCAAAATAAGCAACGAGGAAGAAAGAAAGAGGCTAAAAGAACTGATAGACGGGCTTAGGCCTCCCAATACCGGGTGGATTGCGCGCACCGTAGCCCTTGAGGCCCAAGAAGAAGAACTCAAGGCTGAGATGAAATTTCTTCTCTCCCTCTGGGAGGATATCCAAAAAAGGGCAAGCAGAGTCCCTGCCCCTGCCCTTATTTATGAAGACCTTGATATTAGTCTGCGCGCGGTGCGCGATCTCATGGTGCGCGAGGTCTCTTCCCTTGTAGTAGATAACCGCGAGGTTTATGAAAAGATTCTTTCTTACGTAGAACACATGGCCCCACACCTTAAAGGCTGTATCAAACTTCATGAGCCTCCACCTGACATTTTTGAAGCCTATGGCGTTGAAGTTGATTTAAAAAGACTTCTTTCACGCAAAGTCTGGCTCAAATCTGGCGGTTTCATTGTAATTGAGCCCTGTGAGGCCTTTTGTGCCATTGACGTAAACACCGGTCGCTTTGTGGGGAAAGACGATCTTGAGGAAACCGTTTTACGCACCAATCTTGAAGCAGCCAAAGAAATCGCCTACCAGTTACGCTTAAGAAACATAGGTGGGCTAATAATTATTGATTTTATCGACATGCAGCGTGCTGAAAGCCGGGAAAAAGTCTATGAGGCCCTGAAACAATATTTGAGCCGTGACCGGGCCAAAACCAACGTGCGTCCTATGTCAGAGTTTGGCGTAATAGAGATGACCAGAGAACGGCGCCGCGAAAGCCTTTATGCTCTTCTCATGGAAACATGCCCTTTCTGCCAGGGGGACGGGCTTATCAAAAGCAAACGTACCATTTGTTACGAAATTTTTAGGCGCCTTGAACGCATGGGCCCACACGTGAAAGAAAAAATCGTAGCGATAAACGTTCATCCTGAAATTGCCCAGGTGCTCACCGGAGAAGAAATCGAATTCTTGGAGGATATAGAAAAACGCTTTTCCTTTGAGGCCGAAGTGCATGAAGACCCGGAACTTCTGCCCTGGGAATTTAAATTTTTCATAAAATAG